One Nicotiana tomentosiformis chromosome 4, ASM39032v3, whole genome shotgun sequence genomic window carries:
- the LOC104090625 gene encoding sulfhydryl oxidase 2-like isoform X2 has translation MSWSIFMLFLATFISSLEQSVSISAGSQRAILRAISNNQDGEKPDFGVELNATNFDTVLKDTPAPYAIVEFFAHWCPACRNYKQHYEKVARLFNGADASHPGIILMTRVDCALTINSNLCDKFSVKHYPMLLWGPPKKFVGSGWDPKQENSEIRSIENGRTADILLGWINKQLGSSYGFDDGKYENEHLQKNFSDPAQIATAIYDVEEATSTAFGIILDHKMIRSGTRASLIKFLQLLVAHHPSKRCRKGSADILVDFDNLCPSEILSVNNEEADSCSKKGALGNYQICGKEVPRGYWMYCRGSKNDTRGFSCGLWVLLHSLSIRVEDGESNMAFRTTCDFIHNFFICEECRQHFYDMCSSVPNPFKKARDYALWLWRAHNKVNERLKKDEASLGTGDPEFPKVIWPSKQLCPSCYLNPGEKSKENSKIEWNEDEVFKFLVSYYGKELVNLYKEKELQAVGGTEKTVNEELVASTNAVVVPLGAALAIAVASCAFGALACFWRSQQKNRKTRRSWN, from the exons ATGTCTTGGTCAATATTTATGCTCTTTTTGGCTACATTTATATCAAGCTTAGAACAATCGGTTTCTATTTCAGCTGGATCTCAGCGTGCAATTCTTAGggcaattagcaataatcaagatgGTGAAAAACCTGATTTTGGTGTTGAATTGAATGCCACCAACTTTGATACAGTGCTCAAAGACACTCCTGCCCCTTATGctattgttgaattctttgctcACTG GTGCCCTGCTTGCAGAAATTACAAG CAACATTATGAAAAGGTTGCAAGACTCTTCAATGGGGCAGATGCCAGTCATCCAGGAATCATATTAATGACAAGGGTAGACTGTGCATTGACG ATAAATTCTAATCTTTGTGATAAGTTCTCTGTGAAGCATTACCCGATGCTTCTATGGGGCCCTCCTAAGAAGTTTGTTGGTAGTGGTTGGGATCCAAAACAAGAAAATAGTGAAATACGCTCCATTGAAAATGGACGCACAGCTGATATCTTGCTAGGCTGGATCAACAAACAACTGGGAAG CTCATATGGCTTTGATGATGGGAAGTATGAGAATGAGCATCTTCAGAAGAACTTTTCAGATCCTGCCCAG ATTGCCACAGCTATATATGACGTTGAGGAGGCAACATCTACTGCCTTTGGCATCATTCTAGACCATAAA ATGATTAGATCAGGGACACGGGCATCACTTATAAAATTCCTTCAACTTTTGGTGGCTCATCATCCTTCTAAGAG GTGCCGGAAGGGAAGTGCAGATATATTGGTTGACTTTGATAATCTATGTCCGTCAGAGATATTGTCAGTGAATAATGAGGAGGCTGACAGTTGTAGCAAAAAGGGTGCACTGGGAAATTACCAAATTTGTGGAAAAGAGGTTCCTCGTGGATATTGG ATGTATTGTCGTGGAAGCAAGAACGATACCAGAGGTTTCAG TTGCGGTTTATGGGTGTTGTTACACTCACTCTCTATCAGAGTTGAGGATGGAGAAAGTAACATGGCATTTAGAACTACATGTGATTTTATACACAACTTTTTTATCTGTGAGGAATGTAGGCAACACTTTTATGACATGTGTTCAAG CGTACCTAATCCATTCAAGAAAGCGCGTGATTATGCCCTTTGGTTATGGAGAGCTCACAACAAAGTTAATGAGAGACTAAAGAAAGATGAAGCATCACTAGGAACAGGTGATCCTGAATTTCCAAAAGTTATTTGGCCTTCAAAACAGCTTTGTCCGTCGTGCTATCTTAACCCAGGTGAAAAGAGCAAAGAAAATAGTAAGATCGAATGGAATGAGGATGAGGTCTTTAAGTTTCTGGTTAGTTACTATGGGAAAGAGCTAGTGAATCTCTACAAGGAGAAAGAACTGCAAGCAGTTGGTGGGACTGAGAAAACAGTTAATGAAGAGTTGGTGGCCTCAACAAATGCAGTGGTGGTTCCACTTGGAGCTGCATTGGCAATCGCAGTTGCTAGCTGTGCATTTGGAGCGCTCGCTTGCTTTTGGCGTTCTCAGCAAAAGAATCGGAA AACAAGAAGAAGCTGGAACTGA
- the LOC104090623 gene encoding uncharacterized protein, which yields MGDHFVFLVDRLLTESTLEAAIESRNQNQLASWMTNDVTPNCSSQDAAAVLTAGKMVECRICQDEDMDSNMETPCSCCGSLKYAHRRCVQRWCNEKGDTICEICHQPFRPGYTAPPSIFRLGGIPMNLRGNWRIVRRNLNNQRVIAVVSTDHNLISADSEEDAVSTSRSMMCCRVLAIIFMLLLVIRHALAVIVNQAGDYSLPLIVLLLLRVSGIVLPVYIIMKAVTSCYHRQHQQATLPISSPREEANVVTLQQEPPVIAIQ from the exons ATGGGGGATCACTTTGTTTTTCTGGTTGATCGATTGCTGACTGAATCAACTTTAGAGGCTGCAATTGAGAGCAGGAATCAGAATCAGTTAGCATCATGGATGACCAATGACGTGACACCGAATTGCTCATCCCAAGATGCTGCTGCTGTTTTGACTGCAGGGAAAATGGTAGAATGTAGGATATGCCAAGATGAGGATATGGATTCAAATATGGAGACTCCTTGTTCTTGCTGTGGTAGCTTGAAG TATGCACATCGGAGATGTGTGCAAAGGTGGTGTAATGAGAAGGGTGATACCATTTGTGAAATCTGCCACCAG CCTTTCAGGCCTGGTTACACAGCACCACCCTCTATTTTTCGCCTTGGTGGCATCCCAATGAATTTAAg GGGAAATTGGCGAATTGTCAGAAGGAACTTGAATAATCAACGTGTGATAGCGGTGGTTTCAACTGATCACAATCTCATTAGTGCCGACTCTGAGGAAGATGCAGTTTCTACATCAAGAAGCATGATGTGTTGTCGTGTACTTGCCATAATA TTTATGCTGCTGCTTGTCATACGTCATGCTCTTGCCGTCATAGTCAATCAAGCAGGGGACTACTCACTTCCATTGATTGTG CTTCTACTGCTAAGAGTTTCAGGCATTGTTCTGCCTGTCTACATCATAATGAAAGCAGTGACTTCTTGCTACCACCGGCAACACCAACAG GCTACTTTGCCCATCTCTTCACCCCGTGAAGAAGCTAACGTAGTGACTCTGCAGCAGGAGCCTCCTGTAATTGCTATCCAATGA
- the LOC104090626 gene encoding transcription initiation factor TFIID subunit 11, with amino-acid sequence MKHSKDPFEAAIEEQEGSPPESPVGLDENENEDQAALNVSVHGDDDANINAGTENRLISVTAPISVGTAGPSGKTKEEDEEEEEENMDVELGKFASSSDPDKVVKMQSILSQFTEQQMSRYESFRRSGFQKSNMKRLLTSITGSAKISVPMTIVVSGIAKLFVGELVETARMVMAERKDTGPIRPCHMREAYRRLKLEGKIPKGSVPRLFR; translated from the exons ATGAAACATTCCAAGGATCCTTTTGAAGCTGCCATTGAGGAACAGGAGGGCTCACCCCCTGAATCTCCTGTTGGCCTTGACGAGAATGAAAACGAAGACCAAGCTGCACTTAATGTTAGTGTTCATGGCGATGACGATGCTAATATTAATGCTGGCACTGAAAATCGTTTGATATCTGTCACTGCACCGATTTCTGTTGGTACTGCTGGTCCAAGTGGTAAAACAAAAGAGGAAgatgaggaggaagaggaagaaaACATGGATGTGGAGTTAGGAAAGTTTGCATCAAGCAGTGATCCTGATAAAGTGGTGAAGATGCA GTCTATACTATCCCAATTCACAGAGCAGCAAATGAGTCGGTATGAATCTTTCCGTAGGTCTGGTTTTCAGAAATCTAACATGAAGCGG TTACTGACCAGTATCACAGGAAGTGCAAAGATATCTGTCCCAATGACAATTGTGGTGTCTGGTATAGCAAAGTTGTTTGTTGGTGAGCTTGTCGAAACAG CTAGAATGGTTATGGCGGAGAGAAAGGATACAGGGCCAATCAGGCCGTGTCACATGAGAGAAGCGTATAGAAGGCTAAAACTTGAAGGCAAGATTCCAAAAGGATCAGT
- the LOC104090625 gene encoding sulfhydryl oxidase 2-like isoform X1 — protein sequence MSWSIFMLFLATFISSLEQSVSISAGSQRAILRAISNNQDGEKPDFGVELNATNFDTVLKDTPAPYAIVEFFAHWCPACRNYKQHYEKVARLFNGADASHPGIILMTRVDCALTINSNLCDKFSVKHYPMLLWGPPKKFVGSGWDPKQENSEIRSIENGRTADILLGWINKQLGSSYGFDDGKYENEHLQKNFSDPAQIATAIYDVEEATSTAFGIILDHKMIRSGTRASLIKFLQLLVAHHPSKRCRKGSADILVDFDNLCPSEILSVNNEEADSCSKKGALGNYQICGKEVPRGYWMYCRGSKNDTRGFSCGLWVLLHSLSIRVEDGESNMAFRTTCDFIHNFFICEECRQHFYDMCSSVPNPFKKARDYALWLWRAHNKVNERLKKDEASLGTGDPEFPKVIWPSKQLCPSCYLNPGEKSKENSKIEWNEDEVFKFLVSYYGKELVNLYKEKELQAVGGTEKTVNEELVASTNAVVVPLGAALAIAVASCAFGALACFWRSQQKNRKYKYLHSLKNI from the exons ATGTCTTGGTCAATATTTATGCTCTTTTTGGCTACATTTATATCAAGCTTAGAACAATCGGTTTCTATTTCAGCTGGATCTCAGCGTGCAATTCTTAGggcaattagcaataatcaagatgGTGAAAAACCTGATTTTGGTGTTGAATTGAATGCCACCAACTTTGATACAGTGCTCAAAGACACTCCTGCCCCTTATGctattgttgaattctttgctcACTG GTGCCCTGCTTGCAGAAATTACAAG CAACATTATGAAAAGGTTGCAAGACTCTTCAATGGGGCAGATGCCAGTCATCCAGGAATCATATTAATGACAAGGGTAGACTGTGCATTGACG ATAAATTCTAATCTTTGTGATAAGTTCTCTGTGAAGCATTACCCGATGCTTCTATGGGGCCCTCCTAAGAAGTTTGTTGGTAGTGGTTGGGATCCAAAACAAGAAAATAGTGAAATACGCTCCATTGAAAATGGACGCACAGCTGATATCTTGCTAGGCTGGATCAACAAACAACTGGGAAG CTCATATGGCTTTGATGATGGGAAGTATGAGAATGAGCATCTTCAGAAGAACTTTTCAGATCCTGCCCAG ATTGCCACAGCTATATATGACGTTGAGGAGGCAACATCTACTGCCTTTGGCATCATTCTAGACCATAAA ATGATTAGATCAGGGACACGGGCATCACTTATAAAATTCCTTCAACTTTTGGTGGCTCATCATCCTTCTAAGAG GTGCCGGAAGGGAAGTGCAGATATATTGGTTGACTTTGATAATCTATGTCCGTCAGAGATATTGTCAGTGAATAATGAGGAGGCTGACAGTTGTAGCAAAAAGGGTGCACTGGGAAATTACCAAATTTGTGGAAAAGAGGTTCCTCGTGGATATTGG ATGTATTGTCGTGGAAGCAAGAACGATACCAGAGGTTTCAG TTGCGGTTTATGGGTGTTGTTACACTCACTCTCTATCAGAGTTGAGGATGGAGAAAGTAACATGGCATTTAGAACTACATGTGATTTTATACACAACTTTTTTATCTGTGAGGAATGTAGGCAACACTTTTATGACATGTGTTCAAG CGTACCTAATCCATTCAAGAAAGCGCGTGATTATGCCCTTTGGTTATGGAGAGCTCACAACAAAGTTAATGAGAGACTAAAGAAAGATGAAGCATCACTAGGAACAGGTGATCCTGAATTTCCAAAAGTTATTTGGCCTTCAAAACAGCTTTGTCCGTCGTGCTATCTTAACCCAGGTGAAAAGAGCAAAGAAAATAGTAAGATCGAATGGAATGAGGATGAGGTCTTTAAGTTTCTGGTTAGTTACTATGGGAAAGAGCTAGTGAATCTCTACAAGGAGAAAGAACTGCAAGCAGTTGGTGGGACTGAGAAAACAGTTAATGAAGAGTTGGTGGCCTCAACAAATGCAGTGGTGGTTCCACTTGGAGCTGCATTGGCAATCGCAGTTGCTAGCTGTGCATTTGGAGCGCTCGCTTGCTTTTGGCGTTCTCAGCAAAAGAATCGGAAGTATAAATATCTACACTCTTTGAAGAATATATGA